A segment of the Candidatus Nitrososphaera gargensis Ga9.2 genome:
ACCTTCCTGTTGATCGCACGCTGCAGTGTCGACAGGGGGCGCTTTGGTTGCTGTTGTGATGACGGCGAAGATGACAATCTAACTAATCGCTTTTGAAAAATCGTGGCTCGAATAAAAAGGTTCCTTTGCCGCAGGTTCATAAGTGGGTTTTGTACATAGTAGAGATATAGCGAGCTTGGCACGTTGGCTACCACCATTTCTACCGGCTCAAAAGCAATAGATTCGCTCCTTGGAGGAGGCGGCATACGCACAGGCATGCTAACGGATGTTTATGGCGAAAGCGGCTCGGGCAAGTCGCAACTTTGCTTCACCCTTTGTGCCAACTGCGCAAGGGCCGGTGGCACGGCGATATTTGTCGATACCGCCGGGACGTTCCGGCCAGAGCGCATAGTCGAGATATCCGGCTCGCCCGGCGCGCTTGAAAAGATCAATTTTATAAGGGCGCTTAACACGCTTGACCAGACAAACGCTATCAGGAAAATCCTTGACACAGGTCCGCAGCTCGTAGTAGTGGACACACTGACGTCGCTCTTTTCTGCAGAGTACTCGGGGCCTGCCCGGCACCTTGCGGTGATGAAGCACATGCACGAGCTGGCGCTCGCCGCGATAAATGCCGGCTGCGCGGTCGTAGTCACCAACATGGTCAGAAACGCGCCGATAACTGTAGTCGACCAGGCAGGCCGCAACATTGCGCAGGCGGTGGTGCCTTCCCAGCAGCGCGAGTATCTTGGGAGCTCGGTCTCGATCTATTCACATATAAAGGTCAAGCTGGAGATAGTCGACGCGGCCAAATCCTCGTTCAGGGCTCTGCTCGTCCAGTCGGCAGGCAAAGAGCCCGTGCCATTTTCCATAACGCCTCGCGGGATTTCTGATATCATCAATTAGAATAATTTTATACCCCGCTGTTCTATTGGAGCATGTGAGCGCACCAGCGCAGGAAGAGCTGCTAAAGGCCGGCAAGGTGCCGCTGTCTATAGTCCTTCCAACGTACAACGAGTCTCAAAACATAGCCAAGATGCTCGATTCGATAGCCGAAGCGCTCCCTGCAGATACTGCCGCAGAGATTATCGTCGTGGACGACAATTCGCCCGATGGCACCGGCGACATTGCGGCCCAGCACGCCAAGAACATCAGCAACAAAAAAGTGCGCATCGAAGTCATCCGCCGGCCGGGCAAAATGGGGCTCAGCTCTGCCATACTTGCCGGCGTCCAATCGGCCGCAGGCGA
Coding sequences within it:
- a CDS encoding DNA repair and recombination protein RadA encodes the protein MATTISTGSKAIDSLLGGGGIRTGMLTDVYGESGSGKSQLCFTLCANCARAGGTAIFVDTAGTFRPERIVEISGSPGALEKINFIRALNTLDQTNAIRKILDTGPQLVVVDTLTSLFSAEYSGPARHLAVMKHMHELALAAINAGCAVVVTNMVRNAPITVVDQAGRNIAQAVVPSQQREYLGSSVSIYSHIKVKLEIVDAAKSSFRALLVQSAGKEPVPFSITPRGISDIIN